One segment of Gopherus flavomarginatus isolate rGopFla2 chromosome 8, rGopFla2.mat.asm, whole genome shotgun sequence DNA contains the following:
- the NCL gene encoding nucleolin has translation MVKIAKTAKNQAKQKKVAPPPPKDVEDSEEEDSLEEEDSSEEEVVPQKKVATPKATVTPGKKAATPAKKVVATPAKKVVATPAKGAKNGKNAKKKDMEEEEEEDDNSEEDEDDSDESEEEVAMPVTPAVKKPILAKPVAVSAKQESDDDEDDDEEDDDEEDDDSEVEAMDITPAKGKKAAPVKAVPMKAKADSEDDDEDDNDEDEDDDDDEEEEDEEEESVKELPGKRKKEMPKQKSVPEAKKKKTEETASAFSLFMGNLNANKDYEELKTAIKEFFGKKDLPVLQVRIGNSKRFGYVDFSSAEDLDKSLEFNGKKFMGLEIKLEKARSKEILKESKKERDARTLFVKNLPYRITQDELREVFEEALEIRLVAGKDGNSKGIAYVEFKTEAEAEKALEEKQGTEIEGRAIILDYTGEKSNQETQKGGESKTLIVNNLSYNATEESLQELFEKASAIRVPQNNLGKPKGYAFIEFSTAEDAKEALNSCNNTEIEGRTIRLEFSTPAGQKGSGNSRGGFSQQTKTLFVKGLSEDTTEETLRDSFEGSVNARIVMDRDTGSSKGFGFVDFSCPEDAKAAKEAMEDGEIDGNKVTLDYAKPKGDGQRGGGFGGGFGGGFGGRGGRGGRGGRGGFGGRGGGRGFGGRGGGFRGGRGGGDHKPQGKKIKFDN, from the exons ATGGTGAAGATCGCCAAG ACTGCGAAGAATCAAGCCAAACAGAAAAAAgtggctcctcctcccccaaaggaTGTTGAAGATAGTGAGGAGGAGGACTCCTTAGAGGAAGAGGACAGCAGCGAGGAAGAG GTTGTTCCTCAAAAGAAAGTGGCAACACCAAAAGCAACAGTTACACCTGGCAAAAAGGCTGCCACTCCAGCCAAGAAGGTAGTTGCCACTCCAGCCAAGAAGGTAGTTGCCACTCCAGCCAAAGGagctaaaaatggaaaaaatgcgAAGAAAAAAGacatggaagaggaggaggaggaagacgacAACAGTGAGGAGGATGAAGATGACTCTG atgagtctgaggaggaagtaGCAATGCCTGTGACGCCTGCAGTCAAAAAGCCTATACTGGCAAAACCTGTGGCAGTATCTGCAAAACAAGAATCTGACGACGATGAGGATGACGATGAGGAAGATGACGATGAGGAAGATGACG ACTCTGAAGTTGAGGCAATGGACATAACCCCAGCAAAAGGAAAGAAAGCTGCTCCAGTGAAAGCTGTTCcaatgaaagcaaaggcagactcTGAGGATGACGATGAGGACGACAACGATGAAGATGAggacgatgatgatgatgaggaggaggaggatgaagaggaag AGTCTGTGAAGGAACTTCCTGGAAAACGAAAGAAGGAAATGCCCAAGCAAAAGAGTGTCCCAgaagccaagaaaaagaaaactgaag AAACTGCTTCAGCTTTCTCCCTGTTCATGGGAAACTTGAACGCCAACAAGGACTATGAGGAACTGAAGACTGCCATCAAGGAGTTCTTTGGCAAAAAAGACCTTCCAGTTCTGCAAGTCAGAATTGGTAATTCCAA GCGGTTTGGCTATGTAGACTTCTCATCAGCCGAGGATCTGGATAAATCCCTTGAATTTAATGGGAAGAAATTCATGGGTTTGGAAATCAAACTGGAGAAAGCAAGGAGTAAAGAAATCCTTAAAGAATCAAAGAAAG aGAGAGATGCCAGAACACTCTTTGTTAAGAATCTACCTTACCGTATAACTCAGGATGAGTTGAGAGAAGTATTTGAAGAAGCGCTAGAAATCAGGCTAGTGGCTGGCAAGGATGGGAACAGTAAAGG GATTGCCTATGTAGAGTTTAAAACAGAAGCTGAGGCAGAAAAGGCACTAGAGGAGAAGCAGGGCACTGAAATCGAGGGTCGTGCCATCATCTTAGACTACACAGGAGAGAAGAGCAATCAAGAGACACAGAAAG GTGGAGAGTCAAAGACCCTAATTGTGAACAACCTCTCATACAATGCAACAGAAGAATCTCTTCAAGAACTGTTTGAAAAAGCTTCTGCTATCAGGGTGCCACAAAATAACCTGGGCAAGCCTAAAGG ATATGCGTTCATCGAATTTTCCACAGCTGAAGATGCTAAGGAAGCTTTGAATTCCTGTAACAACACAGAAATTGAAGGCAGAACAATCAGACTGGAATTCAGCACACCAGCTGGACAGAAAGGCAGCGGTAACTCCAGAGGAGGATTTAGTC aacaaaCCAAAACACTGTTTGTCAAAGGCCTTTCTGAGGACACCACAGAGGAGACGTTGAGAGATTCGTTTGAGGGTTCTGTCAATGCCAGAATAGTCATGGACAGAGACACTGGCTCATCCAAAGG ATTTGGGTTTGTGGACTTCAGCTGCCCAGAAGATGCCAAAGCAGCTAAAGAAGCAATGGAGGATGGAGAGATTGATGGAAACAAAGTGACTCTTGACTATGCCAAGCCCAAGGGTGATGGTCAGCGTGGCGGTGGATTTGGCGGTGGATTTGGTGGTGGATTTGGCGGacgtggaggaagaggaggacgggGTGGACGAGGTGGATTCGGTGGACGAGGTGGCGGCAGAGGATTTGGAG GTAGAGGAGGTGGCTTccggggaggcagaggaggaggagatcacAAGCCACAAGGGAAGAAGATAAAATTTGATAACTAA